Proteins encoded within one genomic window of Diorhabda sublineata isolate icDioSubl1.1 chromosome 1, icDioSubl1.1, whole genome shotgun sequence:
- the LOC130444055 gene encoding interleukin enhancer-binding factor 2 homolog, producing MARGGMRGRGGMNRSVGGRPPFKVKMFLPRHPFDLALCESSFPRTKAAPDDSAFTQALLKRNADLSPTPHEQTAILNLVTKIQTVLDNLVVAPGNFDACQLDEVRQVGSFKKGTMLAGHNIADIVVILKTLPTREAVEALGNKVRDDLRNLMKNEIVQKGEQLQHTTNERGIEISNAFACVRVMVTTVHHNIRKLDPEIHLDQKIMLSHLAAIRHSRWFEENAHHSSIKVLIRLLRDVRNRNEGFEPLTPWMLDLLAHFAIMHNPSRQALPLNVAFRRVFQLLAAGLFLPGSAGITDPCEGVSLRIHTAMTLEQQDICCLTAQSVVRVLAHGGYKHILGLEGNANIAQELTVWDGIVVSPLDKAYENPPEKKDGDEDEDMEADGDENMETQDA from the exons ATGGCTAGAGGTGGAATGCGTGGTCGAGGCGGCATGAATCGAAGCGTTGGTGGACGTCCTCCATTTAAAGTAAAGATGTTTTTGCCTAGACATCCCTTCGATTTGGCCCTTTGTGAATCATCATTTCCCCGTACGAAAGCAGCCCCTGACGACTCGGCGTTTACACAAGCTCTCTTGAAGCGAAATGCAGATTTATCTCCTACACCTCATGAACAAACCGCTATTTTAAATCTTGTCACCAAAATTCAAACAGTTTTGGACAACTTGGTTGTGGCACCTGGAAATTTCGATGCTTGT CAACTTGATGAAGTTCGACAAGTGGGTTCTTTTAAGAAGGGAACCATGCTTGCTGGTCACAACATTGCAGATATAGTTGTTATTCTCAAAACACTTCCAACTAGAGAAGCGGTAGAAGCATTGGGTAACAAAGTACGTGATGACCTTCGTAAtcttatgaaaaatgaaattgttcaaaAGGGGGAACAGCTTCAACACACTACGAATGAAAGGGGAATCGAAATCAGCAATGCATTTGCTTGTGTCAGAGTAATGGTTACCACGGTACAtcataatataagaaaattagaTCCTGAAATTCATTTGGATCAAAAAATCATGTTGAGTCATCTAGCAGCAATTCGTCATAGTAGATGGTTTGAAGAAAATGCTCATCACTCGTCTATTAAAGTTCTGATTCGTTTATTGAGAGACGTTCGGAATCGAAATGAAGGTTTTGAACCTTTGACACCTTGGATGTTAGATCTTTTAGCTCATTTTGCTATAATGCACAATCCAAGTAGGCAAGCTTTACCATTAAATGTTGCTTTCCGAAGGGTCTTCCAGCTTCTCGCTGCTGGTCTCTTCCTCCCAGGTTCGGCAGGTATTACAGACCCGTGTGAAGGTGTTAGCCTTAGAATACACACAGCAATGACATTAGAACAACAAGATATATGTTGTTTAACAGCCCAATCTGTAGTTAGAGTGTTAGCTCACGGAGGCTATAAACATATCCTTGGTTTGGAAGGTAATGCTAACATAGCCCAAGAGTTGACAGTTTGGGATGGAATTGTAGTTTCTCCATTAGACAAAGCTTATGAAAATCCACCAGAAAAGAAAGATGGAGATGAAGATGAGGATATGGAGGCAGATGGagatgaaaatatggaaactcaAGATGCAtag